Within Vannielia litorea, the genomic segment CTTGATGGGCGCGCTCTGCGATCATGCCACGGCGGCGGGGATGCACTCGGTCTTCGCGGGCGTCAGCGCCGAGAACGGGGCCGGGGTGCGGTTTCATGCCGCGATGGGCTTTGAGGAGGTGGCGCGGCTCCGCGAGGTGGGGTTCAAGTTCGACCGCTGGCATGACCTTGTGCTGATGCAGAAATTCTTGTGACCCGCCCGGCGCGGGCGGGTAAGGTGGCGCCCATGTCGATCTGGTCTCGCATAGGTGACGCGCTTTCGGCTCTCGCGGCGGGCGAGGGGCTTTCGGCGGTGTTCGACAAGCTGCGCACCGCGCCGGAGCGGACCGTGGGCTTTACCATCGCGGTGATCGCGCTGGGCGCCAAGATGGCCAAGGCCGACGGGCAGGTGACCAAGGACGAGGTGACGGCCTTCCGCGAGGTGTTTTCGATCCCGCCGTCGGAGGAGGCCAATGCGGCGCGGGTGTTCAACCTCGCGCGGCAGGACGTGGCGGGCTTCGAGGAATACGCGGCGCGGATCGCGCGGATGTTCGACGATGGCCACGGCGCGCTGAACGACCTGCTGGAGGGGCTGTTTCATATCGCGATGGCGGACGGCGAGTATCACCCGAAGGAAGACGATTTTCTGGCGCGGGTGGCCGAGATCTTCCGGGTCGATGACCGGGAGTTCCGCTCGCTGCGCGCCCGTTTCGTGCCCGATGCCGAGCCCGACCCCTGGGCGGTGCTGGGCGTGGCGCCCGACGCGCCCCTGGCGGAGGCGCGCGCGGCCTGGAAACGGCAGGTGCGCGAGAGCCACCCCGACGTGATGATGGCGCGCGGCGTGCCCGAGGAGGCGGTGCGAATGGCGGAGAAACGGCTGATCGCGGTGAACCGGGCCTGGGAGGAGATCAGCGGGCGTGAGACTGGCCACCTATAACGTGGAGTGGTTCAACGCGCTCTTCGACGAGGCGGGCGCGCCGCTGGCCGACGCCGAGTGGTCGGCCCGCTGGAAGGTGACGCGGGCGCAGCAGCTGGAGGCGCTGGGGATCGTCTTTACCGCGCTCGATGCCGATGCGGTGCTGATCGTGGAGGCGCCGGACTGGAAGGCTCCGCGCCGCACCGAGGCCGCGCTGGAGGGCTTTGCCGCGCTGTTCGGGCTGCGGGCGCGCCGGGCGCTGGTGGGCTTTGCGAACGACACCCAGCAGGAGCTGGCCCTGCTCTACGATCCCGATGTGGTGGAGGCGCGGCACCGGCCCGTGGGCGAGGCCACCGGCAAGAAGGGCAGCGAGGAGGCGCCGCGCTTTGACGGGGTGTTCCGGATCGACCTCGATATCGACGCGCGGGAGGACCTGGTGCGCTTTTCCAAGCCGCCGCTGGAGGCGGAGCTGCGGCTCAAGGGGTTGGCGGAGCCGGTGCGGTTCATCGGGGTGCACATCAAGAGCAAGGCGCCGCATGGGGCGCGCTCCAAGGCCGACGCCACCCGCATCTCCATTGCCAACCGGCGCAAGCAGCTGGCGCAGTCGATCTGGCTGCGCCGCCGGGTCGAGCACCATCTGGCGCGGGGCGAGGCGCTGGTGGTGGCGGGCGACTTCAACGACGGTCCGGGGCTGGACGAATACGAGGCGCTCTTCGGCCGGTCGGGGCTGGAGATCGTGCTGGGGGCCGATCAACCCGAGCCGATGCGGCTCGTGGACCCGCATGCGCGGCAGGCGCTGGCGGGCGGGCTGATGCAGGCCCATGACACCACCGCGCGGTTCTTCATCCGCGAGGAAGGGCGTTACCTGACGGCGCTGCTCGATTACCTGATGCTCTCGCCCGCACTGGCGGAAAAGACGATGGGCTGGCGGATCTGGCACCCGTTCGACGACCCGGCGATCTACGCGCTGCCGGAGCTGCGGGAGGCCCTGCTCACGGCCTCCGATCACTTCCCTGTCAGCGTGGACCTTGCGCTCTGACTTTGAAACGTCATGGCGCCGTGCCTATATTGGTGCCATGAAACACCTTGCTGCCTTGACCCTGGCGAGCACGCTCGCCCTTGCTCCCGCCCATGCGCAGGAGGCCGAGCCCCGGCCTCGTGGCGACATGGGCGAGGGGTTCAACCTCGTGGAAGAGGGGATGATGCTCTTCTTTCGCGGCCTTGCCGAAGAAATGGAGCCCGCGTTGAAGGACATGGC encodes:
- a CDS encoding endonuclease/exonuclease/phosphatase family protein, encoding MRLATYNVEWFNALFDEAGAPLADAEWSARWKVTRAQQLEALGIVFTALDADAVLIVEAPDWKAPRRTEAALEGFAALFGLRARRALVGFANDTQQELALLYDPDVVEARHRPVGEATGKKGSEEAPRFDGVFRIDLDIDAREDLVRFSKPPLEAELRLKGLAEPVRFIGVHIKSKAPHGARSKADATRISIANRRKQLAQSIWLRRRVEHHLARGEALVVAGDFNDGPGLDEYEALFGRSGLEIVLGADQPEPMRLVDPHARQALAGGLMQAHDTTARFFIREEGRYLTALLDYLMLSPALAEKTMGWRIWHPFDDPAIYALPELREALLTASDHFPVSVDLAL
- a CDS encoding molecular chaperone DjiA, with amino-acid sequence MSIWSRIGDALSALAAGEGLSAVFDKLRTAPERTVGFTIAVIALGAKMAKADGQVTKDEVTAFREVFSIPPSEEANAARVFNLARQDVAGFEEYAARIARMFDDGHGALNDLLEGLFHIAMADGEYHPKEDDFLARVAEIFRVDDREFRSLRARFVPDAEPDPWAVLGVAPDAPLAEARAAWKRQVRESHPDVMMARGVPEEAVRMAEKRLIAVNRAWEEISGRETGHL